The segment AAATGAAAATATTCTAAATAAAGAACATGATATTTTTGGTTTTGTTAATGGAAAATCAAATTCTAATGTTTCAATTATGCACTTAGATGTTGATGATCTTACCTCTAGAAGAAAAACAAATTCACCGTATGAAATTTCCTCAACAATATTTGAATTATATTCCAAAATGTCAAAATACTTTCTTCAAAAAAATTCACTGACTTTCTTTATGGGCGGAGATAATTTTATGGTGATTGCATCTGACGATGCAAAAAATTCTGTTCATCAATTCATTGATATGATAAAAAATGAAGATAAAATTTTATTGAATTGTGGTATAGGAAATGCAAAAACTGCTAGAGAAGCTGTAAAATTAGCCACAAAATCCCTCGATACAATAAGAGAAATTCGAGATTCAGGAAAAGAAAAGCCTGAAGTTTATGAATTATCATGTTAATAAAAAATATTAGTTTACTATCAGGATCTGAATTAGATTATGTTCCAAATAGTCATGTAAGGATTAAAAACAATAAATTCCAAAAAATTCAATCTAAAATTGCTTTAGATGCTAAGGAAGAATCTATTGATTGTGAAGGATTGATGTTAATTCCAGGATTTATCAATGCACATACCCACATTGGTGATTCTGTTGGTAAAGATATTTCCTTGAATAATTCAGCTGATCAAAAGATTCATCCAATATTTGGAGCAAAATCAAAAATTCTAAAAAATACGTCTAATGATATTTTAGCAAATTTTATGAAAAATACTTGTCATTCTATGATTAGAAAAGGAATTACAACATTTGTCGATTTTAGAGAAAGTGGTTTGGAAGGAGTAAATCTGCTTAAAAAAGTGGTTTCTGACATTCCTATAAGATCAATTATTTTGGGTAGAATAGAATTCTATCAAGGTTCATCAGAGATTAAAAAAAATCAATCTTTTCCCAAGGAAAAAATTGAGGAATTATCTTCACTTATAAAAAATTGTGATGGAGTTGGAATCAGTGGAGCAAATGAGAATAGTACATCTGTACTGAAATTTTATTCCAAAACATCAAAAATTAGAGCAATTCATGCATCAGAAACAAAAGAGAGTGTTGCAAAATCAAAAAAGATCTCAGGAAAATCTGAAACTACAAGGGCATTATTTCTAAAACCACATTTCTTGATACATATGACAAACGCAACAAAAAATGATCTAAAAACTGCTTCAAAAAAAACTAGAGGAATAGTAATTTGCCCACGAGCAAATTCTTCATTAGCTGAGGGTATTCCAGACATAGAAATAATGCAAAAGATAGGTTGCACTCTTGCTTTAGGAACAGATAATGTGATGATTAATTCTCCTGATATGTTTCGAGAAATGGATTTTTTATGGAAAGCAACTATGGGAATTAACAAAAAAAGAATTGCTCCTAAAGAAATTCTTAAAATGGCAACAGTCAATGGCGGAAAAATTTTACAAAAAAATATTGGTCAAATTAAAACTGGACAAATTGCTGATTGTATATTTTTAGATAAACATGCTTTAGATTTAGAACCAATGCATGATCCATATGCATCAATAGTTCATAGGGCATCTGAATCTGCAATTAAAGCAGTTATGATTGGAGGAAAAATAATTCATGGAAAAATCTAGACCTCATGTTATTTTAAGCGCAGCAACTTCTATTGATGGAAAAATTGCATCTAGAACTGGTGATTCCAAATTATCATCAACATTAGATATTATCCGACTTCATAAACTTCGTTCAACTGTAGATGCAATTCTAGTTGGAAAGAATACTGTTTTAGTTGATAATCCATCATTAACTGTAAGACAAGTTAAAGGTAAGAATCCAATTAGAATTATTTTAGATTCTAAAGGAGAGATACCAAAAAACTCAAAAATATTACAAACTAGCAAAAAAATACCTACAATAATTGCAGTATCCAAAAAAATAAGTAAATCTAATTTTGAAAAATTAAACGAGTTTCCAATTGAAATTATTATTGCTGGAAATAATTTTGTAAATCTAAACCAATTATTAAAAAAACTTTTGAAGAAAAAAATCAAAACAATTCTTGTTGAAGGTGGTGGAATTATTAATTGGGAATTCATTAAAAAAGATCTTTTCGATGAGTTGATTATCACCATCTCACCTTTTCTAATTGGAGGAATTAATGCAATTTCTTTGGTTCAGGGAAGTGGATTTGAAAAAATTTCAAATTCCCCTAATCTACGTCTTAAATCAATCAAGAGGCTTAAAAATCACCTTGTTTTGCATTATGTTAAGGTGTAAGTTATTATACTTTATTTAAAATAAAATTACAAGAAATTGGCAATAAAAAAGAAATCTACAACAAAAAGAAAAGCAGCACCAAAAAAGAAAGCAGCACCAAAAAAGAAGGCTACTAAATCAAAATCAAAGAAACCGGCATTTGGTGGCTATGCAATTAGTTTTGCAGGTCGTAAAGAAACTGTAGAACAGGTTTTTGGAAATAAACCAATTGCCCCAAGTGAAATGACTAAAAAGATTTGGGCATTTGTAAAATCAAAAAGCCTTTCTAATCGTTAAACCAACTTGTTAACGTTAACTCGTTAACTAATTTCTATCTTTTAATTATTTTTTAAAATAAATAAGATATAGATATTGGATTTTATTTTAGATTATTATGTCTACAGCATCATTACGTCGTGATCATGAACTTATAGAAAAAGTAATCAAAGCAATGGAATCTACAATTCAACTCCTCCATGATGGAAAACAAATCCCTGAATCAATTTTACTTCCTGTAATTGATTTTTCAAAAAACTTTACAGATGTTTGTCATCATACTAAAGAAGAAAAATCACTATTTCCGGCATTAGAACAAGCAGGTATGCCAACTAACATGGGTCCAATTGCAATGATGCTAATGGATCATCAACGTTCTAGAGAAATTGGAACTCAAATGGAAGAATCTGCAAAACTATACCTCTCTTCAGGTAATTCTAGTAAATTAATTTCTGATATGCAACAATATGTTGAACATATTACTGAGCATCTATGGAAAGAAAATAATCGATTATTCATGATGGCAGAAGCTAGATTACAATATGTTGCAGAAAAAGTGGATAAAGAATTAACTCAAATTGAAGAATCAAAACTACAAGATTTAGGAAAAACTCGTAAACACTATGAAGAATTGGCAGAAAATCTCACAAAAGATGTGACTGAAAAAGGAAATTAGTCTTGTCTTATAGTATATTTGGTCAAGTTGTGGGCGTAAGAAAATTTGTTAATGGTGATCTAGAATTAGATTTTTACCATGATGATGAAATAACTGAATATCGTTCCTCAAATGATGCTGGTAAATTAAGCAATTTTCCTATGAATTTAGCTGAAACTTTGGCTACAACTTTGGCTACAAATGTATGTGTGGAGATTTACTTTGGTGAAGATGGAAATCCTACACATATAGAATTAGAGGAATGCGATGATGATTTAGATGATGAAGAAATTGATGATGATTTAGATGATGAATAAAGTGATGATGAACTTGAAGATTAATTTTTTAAATGAATGTTTTTTATTTACTGAAATTAAATTAATGTAAATTTATTCTACATAGTGATGATGAGTTAGATTATCATAAAATCTGACAGATTTTATATTTACAAATTCTAACATCCCATATCTTGATAATTCCCTACCAAAACCACTGTGCTTTATTCCACCAAATGGAATTCTAGGATCTGATATAACCACATTGTTTACACTGACTATTCCAGATTCAATTCGTCTTGACATTTTTTCAGCTTTTGCAAGATCTCTTGTCCAGATAGTGGCACCTAATCCAAATTCAATATCATTTGCCATTTTTATTGCCTCACTTTCATTTTCAACTATGGTAATTGGTGCTACTGGTCCAAAGGTTTCTTCTTTGGCAATTCTCATATTTGATTTTACATTTGTAAGAATAGTTGGCTCATAGAAGTATCCTTTATCGCCTTTTCTGGAACCTCCCAATAGTATTTCTGCACCTTTTTCTCTTGCATCATCTACTATTCCTGAAATTGTATCAAGGCCATCTTTACTTGAGAGTGGACCCATATCTGTCTCCATAGACATTGGATCTCCGATTTTTAACTGAGATGCTTTTTTGATAAATGATTCAATAAAGTCCTTAGCTATATTTTTTCCTACAAAGAATCTTTTTGAGGCTACACAACTTTGTCCACAATTAATAAATCTGCCTTTAACAGCTCCCTCTGCAGCTTTTTCAATAATTGCATCATCTAATACAATGAAAGGATCACTTCCACCTAATTCTAAAACACATTTTTTCAAATTTAATGCAGCTCTTTCCCCCACTTTTTTTCCTGCATTTGTACTTCCAGTAAATGTAACAGCGTTAACATCTGAGTCAATTAGGTGGTTTGCTGATTCAACACTTCCTACAACCGTTTGAAAAATTCCATCTGGCATTCCTGATTCAGTAAATGCTTTTTCAATTTCAATTCCTGATTGCATGGTAACTCTAGAAGGTTTCATTACAATTACATTGCCTGCCATCAAACATGGAGCTGCAAATCTTAATGCTTGCCAATAAGGAAAATTCCATGGCATGATAGAACCAATTACTCCAAGAGGCTCAAATGTAAGAAAACTTTTTCTTGCATCAGTGTTTAATACTTCATCAGAAAGAAAACTATCTCCATTATCTGCATAAAATTCTAAAGCCCAAGCACATTTTTCTACCTCTCCAATTGATTCTTTTAGTGCTTTTCCCATTTCTGATGTAGCAACTTTTGCAAGTTGTGTTTTATTTTTCTTCAAGTATTCAACTAAATTGTAAATGTAACTTCTACGTTTTTCATAATCTTTTTTCCATTCAGGAAATGCTCTTTTAGCTTTTCTTACTAAATCAAAAACTTGATCATTATTCATTGGTGTAAATGATGAAATTTCTTCCTCCGTTGCAGGATTAATTGTTTTGATTTGAGTCAAGGATTTTCCCAAGAATTTCTCCTATTTAATCTAATTATTTCAATTTAAGTTTGAATATTGAAAATCATACCTATAATTTAGAAATTATTAATTTTCTTTTAATTAGAAAATTTGTTGCATGTCTTTTTTGATTTCATCAATTTTCTTTGAATATGCCTTTTTTGATTTATCATTCTTTTTTAGATTTAGAACATTTCCACATGATGGACATTTGAACATGCCTTCAAGAGATTCTTCAAATGTTACTCTTGGACAATCTTCATTTCCACAGTGGTAAAAATCTGAAGCATTTTCATAATCTAATCTCTGTTGCAATCTTTCTGTAATCTTCTTCTTTTGATTTTCAATAAAATGTTCAACTTCTTCTCTTCTAGTTCTCCATCTGTAAACAAACCATCCTTTTCTTTCATCCTTTACTCTAATACCTGTAATTAGTGATTTACCAAATAGATCATAGAGTACCTTTCTAACCATGTTAATTCTTAGTCCAGTTGAACTAGCAATTTCTTCATCTGTTGCATCCTCTGCTTTTAAAAGAGATCTTGCTACTTTGAGATATTCATCTCCTCCAATCATTGAAGCAATTCTTACAAAAGGATCCTCGTATTTGTCTACCATCTCAAATCTTCCTCAGTTTTCTATTATTAATCCCTTGTTTCTTTTACTTGTACGTTTTTTCCTTTTTTTGTAGGGATTATCTTCCTTTTTGCTCCTGGAAATTCCTTTTCAAATTGTTCTCCTTTCTGAATTCGGTCTAGTAATATGGCTAAAGCACTAATTTCTGAGTGTGGTTGACTTCCAACTCCAACATTATAATCTGCTAATTCATAAATTTCTCTAGGAACTTTTTCTGCACCTACAACTACTAACAAATTTTCTTCTTGTCGAAGTTGTTCTTGAACATCATTGATATTTTCTCCATACATCGAAAGATGAATTATTGTAAAATTTTTTTCTTTCTTTTTTTTAATAATTGATTTCCATTTATCAATAAATTCAACAATAAAATCCCCTCCCCATGTATTTTTTATTTTTTCAAGTGTATCTTTGATTTCTGGATTAACTTCAGTCATGAAAATTTTTTTTGCACCAAATGCTCTTGAAACCAATGCAACGTGTGTTGTTACTCTATCATCTCTAACTAGGCGTTGTCCAATTCTTACTACTTCAATTACCAAACGTCTCTTCAACTCCTGAATAATTAGTAGTTAATTTTGACAAATTTTGACTTGCAATAACATCTTTGATTAATTTTTTTAATTCATTGATATTTTTTCCTGTAAATGCAGATACAGAAACCCATTTTTTATTTTCAGATAAATTTAGAACGTTTACTTTTTCTTCTATCTCATTATTTTTTAGTAAATCTGATTTATTTAATGCATAAATCATTTTCTCTCTTTCTACTCCTAGTTCTCCTAGTGTTCTCATACAACTTGCAAATTTCTTTTTCAAGTCAAACTGTGGATCACTAATGTCAATTACTACAATAATGATATCAGTATGTCCTAATTCTTCTAAAGTGGATTTGAATGCATCAATCATGTAAGCTGGTAATTTACTGATAAATCCTACAGTATCTGAAATTAGAAATGATTCTCTATCTAAGGAAAATCTTCTTGTAGTTGTAGATAGAGTTGTAAATAGCTCTTTGCTTTGCTCTCTAGTTTCACCAGTCATTTTATTGAACAAAGTAGTTTTTCCTGCAGATGTATATCCTGCAAGAGAGATTGTTTTGAACCCCATTCGCTTTCTACCTTGTCTATGAAGCTCTCTTTGTTTTCCAGCTTTTTCTAGCTTGGATCTAATTGTTTGCATTCTGTGTTTAATATCATTATAGTACACATCAACCTCAAATTTTCCAATTCCCATAAAACCTGGTTGTTCACCCATATTAGAAAGGCGAACTTTTTCTTTAGCACGAACCATCTCATATCTTAGCTGCGCTAACTTTACTTGCAATTTTGATTCTGCACTTGATGCTCTGCTTTCAAAAATTTCAAGAATTAGTGCTTCTCTATCTAATACTTCTCTGTGCAATGCAGAAGCAAGGTTGTAGTTTTGACTTGGTTTTAGGATTTCATCAAACACAATAACATCTGGTCTAATTCTCTCAGCAATTTCTTCGAGTTTTTCTAAAGCTCCTCCACTAATTCCATATTTTGGTTTTTTTAGAAAATTTTGAGTTATGGTATGGACAACTTGATATCCTGCGGCATCGCATAATCCTTTAGCCTCATTAATTGCATCTTCCTTATCATATGTAATCAATATTGCAGAATTCATTTTAGTTCAAAATCTCTCTCATTAACCGTTTTTTGATAATTATCCTATTTTTTAAGGGTCTTTTCTATATTCATATTCAAAACGATTTCTGCTATATCACTGGCATATTCTGAAATTCTTCTTATATTTTCCGTCATTCTCCTAATCCTGTAAATTTCCTCATCATCTTTTAGGGTTTTTGAGGCATCTCTAACTTTTTTCTCAAATTTTACAATTTCATCTGTTTTTTTAATTGTTTTTTCAGCCTGAGCATAATCTTCTTTGAATAATGCCAAACATGAATCATCTAAAACTGAAAGACAAAATTCATTCATATCTTGTAATTTTGATAGAATCTCTTTTTTTACTGGTTTTTTGAATTCAAGAAGATCTTTTGCTATAAATGCAGCATGATCTCCAGTTCTTTCAATATTTTTTACAACTAATCTATACCCTAGACAATTCCTTGCATTTCTAAACCCCATTTCTTTTAGCATATGCTCATTTTGAATTGCAATCTTTAATTGTCGAATTATGTAGAATCCAAATCTATCTACTTCATCATCTGTATTGATTACTTCTTGTGCAAGATCCAAATTATTCTCTTTAACCGCCAAAATTGCATCACTTGACATTGATTTTGCTAAATGAATCATTCTTTTGAAAGCCCCATCTACTGATAATTCAAGTAAATTAACTAAAACTTGAACTGTAATTCCTGCACTTGAATCAGAAATTATTTCTGAACCCATCAGCATTCTTTTTACTGCTTCTTTTACCGTGTTTCTTTGGTTAGGACTAAGCCTTCCGTTTTTAGGTTTTACATTTATTGTTTTGAATCCTAAAAAATACAAGGAAATTAATTTTCTAACAATTGATGATGCTTCTTCTTCTACATCAATCTCAATTACGGCATCTTCTTTTTTTTGGATACGCGATTCAAATTTTGGAGGATAGAGTTCTAAGGTTGCAGAACCTTTTCTTATCATTCTGATCTGGTCGCCCTGTTTTAGACCAAGATCAAGAATCCATTGTTTAGGTAATGAAACTATATATGATGATTTTCCAGTAAATTGAATTTTCCTTGTTTCTTCTCTTTCTTCCATGATCTAAATAAAAAATTCCATTCTATATAGTTTGTGACAAAAAATATAGTATTGCATTGAACTAATATTAAGTTCAAAATTCTTATGTTTATGGATAATGTTTTGAAATTAAAGCATACCTTAGATGCCTTATTTGGTAGTGGAGTGTCAAAACAATTGCCTAAAGAAATTGAAATGACTTTCTCAAGAAAGACTGGAAGAATTAGAACTGTTTCTCATGATGGTAAATTACTCTGTACTTTGAGAATTGATGGTGGACTGGCAATAAGCCCTTATCTTGCACAAATCTTATTAAAAAATAAAAAATTTCGTGAAAACTGTGTAGAAATAAATGATGAAGCAGCACCTTTTGTTAAGGAT is part of the Nitrosopumilus sp. genome and harbors:
- a CDS encoding GTP cyclohydrolase IIa, producing the protein MIQLSILKISGYGPWTLTLGSDREHELQMLQASLYKEVQKLFSEKNCLVFLNRADEFFVVSNGLELEDHVEIQNKLKKLFDIKLTISIGYADSPFDANLKAYEGKKNENILNKEHDIFGFVNGKSNSNVSIMHLDVDDLTSRRKTNSPYEISSTIFELYSKMSKYFLQKNSLTFFMGGDNFMVIASDDAKNSVHQFIDMIKNEDKILLNCGIGNAKTAREAVKLATKSLDTIREIRDSGKEKPEVYELSC
- a CDS encoding amidohydrolase family protein; the protein is MLIKNISLLSGSELDYVPNSHVRIKNNKFQKIQSKIALDAKEESIDCEGLMLIPGFINAHTHIGDSVGKDISLNNSADQKIHPIFGAKSKILKNTSNDILANFMKNTCHSMIRKGITTFVDFRESGLEGVNLLKKVVSDIPIRSIILGRIEFYQGSSEIKKNQSFPKEKIEELSSLIKNCDGVGISGANENSTSVLKFYSKTSKIRAIHASETKESVAKSKKISGKSETTRALFLKPHFLIHMTNATKNDLKTASKKTRGIVICPRANSSLAEGIPDIEIMQKIGCTLALGTDNVMINSPDMFREMDFLWKATMGINKKRIAPKEILKMATVNGGKILQKNIGQIKTGQIADCIFLDKHALDLEPMHDPYASIVHRASESAIKAVMIGGKIIHGKI
- a CDS encoding 2,5-diamino-6-(ribosylamino)-4(3H)-pyrimidinone 5'-phosphate reductase is translated as MEKSRPHVILSAATSIDGKIASRTGDSKLSSTLDIIRLHKLRSTVDAILVGKNTVLVDNPSLTVRQVKGKNPIRIILDSKGEIPKNSKILQTSKKIPTIIAVSKKISKSNFEKLNEFPIEIIIAGNNFVNLNQLLKKLLKKKIKTILVEGGGIINWEFIKKDLFDELIITISPFLIGGINAISLVQGSGFEKISNSPNLRLKSIKRLKNHLVLHYVKV
- a CDS encoding hemerythrin domain-containing protein, translating into MSTASLRRDHELIEKVIKAMESTIQLLHDGKQIPESILLPVIDFSKNFTDVCHHTKEEKSLFPALEQAGMPTNMGPIAMMLMDHQRSREIGTQMEESAKLYLSSGNSSKLISDMQQYVEHITEHLWKENNRLFMMAEARLQYVAEKVDKELTQIEESKLQDLGKTRKHYEELAENLTKDVTEKGN
- a CDS encoding NAD-dependent succinate-semialdehyde dehydrogenase, which gives rise to MTQIKTINPATEEEISSFTPMNNDQVFDLVRKAKRAFPEWKKDYEKRRSYIYNLVEYLKKNKTQLAKVATSEMGKALKESIGEVEKCAWALEFYADNGDSFLSDEVLNTDARKSFLTFEPLGVIGSIMPWNFPYWQALRFAAPCLMAGNVIVMKPSRVTMQSGIEIEKAFTESGMPDGIFQTVVGSVESANHLIDSDVNAVTFTGSTNAGKKVGERAALNLKKCVLELGGSDPFIVLDDAIIEKAAEGAVKGRFINCGQSCVASKRFFVGKNIAKDFIESFIKKASQLKIGDPMSMETDMGPLSSKDGLDTISGIVDDAREKGAEILLGGSRKGDKGYFYEPTILTNVKSNMRIAKEETFGPVAPITIVENESEAIKMANDIEFGLGATIWTRDLAKAEKMSRRIESGIVSVNNVVISDPRIPFGGIKHSGFGRELSRYGMLEFVNIKSVRFYDNLTHHHYVE
- a CDS encoding transcription factor — its product is MVDKYEDPFVRIASMIGGDEYLKVARSLLKAEDATDEEIASSTGLRINMVRKVLYDLFGKSLITGIRVKDERKGWFVYRWRTRREEVEHFIENQKKKITERLQQRLDYENASDFYHCGNEDCPRVTFEESLEGMFKCPSCGNVLNLKKNDKSKKAYSKKIDEIKKDMQQIF
- a CDS encoding tRNA (cytidine(56)-2'-O)-methyltransferase, with the translated sequence MVIEVVRIGQRLVRDDRVTTHVALVSRAFGAKKIFMTEVNPEIKDTLEKIKNTWGGDFIVEFIDKWKSIIKKKKEKNFTIIHLSMYGENINDVQEQLRQEENLLVVVGAEKVPREIYELADYNVGVGSQPHSEISALAILLDRIQKGEQFEKEFPGAKRKIIPTKKGKNVQVKETRD
- the hflX gene encoding GTPase HflX → MNSAILITYDKEDAINEAKGLCDAAGYQVVHTITQNFLKKPKYGISGGALEKLEEIAERIRPDVIVFDEILKPSQNYNLASALHREVLDREALILEIFESRASSAESKLQVKLAQLRYEMVRAKEKVRLSNMGEQPGFMGIGKFEVDVYYNDIKHRMQTIRSKLEKAGKQRELHRQGRKRMGFKTISLAGYTSAGKTTLFNKMTGETREQSKELFTTLSTTTRRFSLDRESFLISDTVGFISKLPAYMIDAFKSTLEELGHTDIIIVVIDISDPQFDLKKKFASCMRTLGELGVEREKMIYALNKSDLLKNNEIEEKVNVLNLSENKKWVSVSAFTGKNINELKKLIKDVIASQNLSKLTTNYSGVEETFGN
- a CDS encoding phosphate uptake regulator PhoU gives rise to the protein MEEREETRKIQFTGKSSYIVSLPKQWILDLGLKQGDQIRMIRKGSATLELYPPKFESRIQKKEDAVIEIDVEEEASSIVRKLISLYFLGFKTINVKPKNGRLSPNQRNTVKEAVKRMLMGSEIISDSSAGITVQVLVNLLELSVDGAFKRMIHLAKSMSSDAILAVKENNLDLAQEVINTDDEVDRFGFYIIRQLKIAIQNEHMLKEMGFRNARNCLGYRLVVKNIERTGDHAAFIAKDLLEFKKPVKKEILSKLQDMNEFCLSVLDDSCLALFKEDYAQAEKTIKKTDEIVKFEKKVRDASKTLKDDEEIYRIRRMTENIRRISEYASDIAEIVLNMNIEKTLKK
- a CDS encoding PUA domain-containing protein → MDNVLKLKHTLDALFGSGVSKQLPKEIEMTFSRKTGRIRTVSHDGKLLCTLRIDGGLAISPYLAQILLKNKKFRENCVEINDEAAPFVKDGKSVFCKHVVWCGKNVRISADTPVIFGDKVIAVGKAVLSNEMISDFKRGVAIKVRDSLKSRNEEIKS